The following DNA comes from Hordeum vulgare subsp. vulgare chromosome 3H, MorexV3_pseudomolecules_assembly, whole genome shotgun sequence.
gcagtcttgcaagagagacgggcatgacatctcagaatgtttcaagttgcagaACAAGGAAAAGAGGAACGACACATATAAACCGAAAGGTAACAAACAAGGTGAAAATTCTGCTAATGTTGCTCGTGATGAAAGTtccgatgatgctcttgttgttattgctggatgTGCTGAGACCAATGATGAGTGGGTACTTGATACTGCTTGTACTTTTCATATGTGCCCGCATAGAGATTGGTTTACTACTTTTGATTCTACTACTGCTGCTGGTTCCgttttgggttttgataattcatcatacaagattgaaggcataggttccattcgaatcaagatgtttgatggcacaatcagaactttgacagatgtttggtatattccgaagatgaagagaaatcttATCTCTGTGAGTGCCCTTGATGCAAAGGGATACAAGTATTCAGGTGGAGATAGCGTTTTGAAGGTCACCAAAGGTTCTCTCATTGTGATGAAAGGTGACTTAAGTTCGGCCAATGGTCTTTTTTACCTTCGAGGTTCTACCGTTTCAGGTAACGCTACTCCGGTTATTTCAAAGAATTCTAATTGTGATGCTTCTAACCTTTGGCATATGCGTCTTGGACATATGAGTGAACTTGGTTTGGCAGAGTTAAATAAGAGAGGTCTTCTTAAAGGATACCAAAGgtaaattgaaattttgtgagcattgtatCTTCGGCAAGCACAAGAGGGTGAAGTTCAACACTTCGACTCATACAACTGAAGGTATTCTTGATTAGTGCATTCTGATTTATGGGGACCATCTCGCAGAAAGTCACTAGGTGGTGCTAGTTACATGTTgactattattgatgattattcgagaaaGGTTTGGCCTTATTTCTTGAAGCATAAATGGCAAGCTTTCTCAGCTTTTAAGGAGTGGAAGATTATGATTGAGAGACAAACTGAAAAGAAGGTAAAAATACTTCGCATTGATAATGGTATGGAATTCTGTTCTAAGAAATTTGGGAATTACTGCAAGTCTGAAGGCATTGTCAGACACCACAccgttccttatactcctcaacaaaatggtgttgctgagcgtatgaacaggaccattatttccagagcccgttgcatgttgtccaatgcaggtttgcataggcgtttttgggtgaggccgcttccactgcttgttatctcatcaaccgttcaccatctattcctcttaataagaaaattccaattgaggtatggtctggttcacctgctgattattcacagttgagggtttttgggtgcactgcttatgctcatgttgataatggAAAATTGGAGCCAAGGGTTGTtaagtgcatctttcttggttataaatctggtgttaaaggttttaaattgtggaatcctgaaacacaaaagattgtTATTAGCAGGAACGTTATCTTTAATGAATCTGCTATGTTACATGATGTTTCATCTACTAATGTTCCTCTTGAGAGTGAACAGCAGTCTACTGTTCAGCAGCCTACTGTTCAGGTGGAGCATGTTATTGATTCAGGTGATACTTCTGATAAGGAAAATGTTGATGCACATGACGATCCCGtctttgatgatgaacatgtcactccaaatcagcctattgttccacccggttggaatctcgcacgtgacagagttaggcggggtattaatgcacctgaaaggttaattgaggagtgcaatattgtttctttcgctttatctgttgcagaagaaattgaaggtaatgctgagccttcttcatattccgaggctattatttctggtgatagtaataagtggatgactgctatgcatgatgagatggaatcgcttgaaaagaatggcacttgggatttggtaagattacctagagagaagaaacctattcgttgcaagtgggttttcaaaataaaggaaggtgtttctcctaatgatgaggcaagatataaagcaaggttggttgctaaaggttatagccaaattccaggtattgactataacgaagtcttttctcctgttgtgaagcatagctctattcgcactttacttagtattgttgccatgaatgattttgagcttgaacaattggatgttaaaactgcattcttacatggagaattagaagaggatatttatatggaacaacctgaaggttttgttattcctggaaaagaaaagcttgtctgtaagttaaagaaatctctttatggattgaagcaatcccctcgacagtggtacaagagatttgacacctttatgctctctcaaggtttcaatcggtctaattatgatagctgtgtttatttgaaaactgtcaatggttcagctatttatttgctcctttatgttgatgatatgttaattgttgcaaagagcatgtcagagattgatgaactaaagaagcaattgagtaatgaatttgagatgaaggatttgggtgcagcaaagaaaatacttggcatggaaatatccagagatagaccgtctggaaaattatatctcagtcagaagggatatattgataaagttcttcgtcgttttaatacgcataatgccaagccagtaagtactccgttagctgcacacttcaaattatcatcagccttatgtcctgagtcagatgcagatattgagtacatgtctagagttccctattcaagtgcagttggttcacttatgtatgtcatggtttgttctcgtccggatttatcttatgcactgagtgttgttagtagatacatggctaatcctggaaaagagcattggaatgcagttcagtggattttcagatacctacgaggtacttctaatgcttatttagagtttgggaaaactggagatggacttgttggttttgttgattctgattttgctggtgatttggataagagaagatcgctcgcaggttatgttttcaccattggtggTTGTGTTGTGAGTTGGAGAGCAACTTTACAGTCTATTTTGGCTTGTTCCACTACTGATGCCGAGTATATGGCTATTTCTGAGGCATGCAAAGAAGCTATCTGGTTGAGAGGTTTGTACACTAAGCTTTGTGAAGATTCATCTTGCCCTACCATATTTTCTGACAGTCAAAGTGCTATATATCTTACAAAGAATCCAATGTATCATGAgagaacaaaacacattgatgtcagatttcactacgttcgagatgttgttgctaaaggtgatttgaaggtatgcaagataagtactcatgataatccagctgatatgatgacaaagccagttcctaccaacaagtttgagctttgctcaggcttagttggtatttctcactagtcctatggactttgacgcacaaggtgtttatgctgatttggatggagttattcactttcttcgactactggagggaatttggctcaaggtggagattgttaaattatgatccaaattctaccgtattgaactagacgtagtacaaacggtgtgggtctttgcgttggtaccgacgcgtacgagtacaactcgtttacttgtcctccaaggactctcatgtattgcccctcatatatactccatgtagtcgcacctaaagacggcatgtcgtctcgtgcttgtaatactccaccctcatagtgattgcgccttcttgcgtccgtggttttctcccgcaagggttcccacgtaaaaatccgtgtctctcatgtctcgttgatctcgttttatctaacaatGTAGTTACTGAAACTAGTCAAAATTCGAAACAGTTGGCACACCACCAATCCAAACTACCAAACATCGACATCCAGTCCTTAATATGTCCATATCCttccaaatttagttgaatccCACTATGTAGTTACTGATCCTAGTAGTACCGTGAACTGAAAATCGAGAAATCATTACAACGTAGAGGCTCTGTTCTTATAAGGTACTCGTGGAAGCATGCAGTATACAGGAAAGAAAGAGGCATGATATATCACGGAAGCACTAATAAAACATACCTTGTTACTAAGAGTCGGCCTTGGCGGGGCATTCGAGGCTGGCGTTGAAGTGGCGCGCGGGGAACTTGGCGGAGACGGAGCCCACCTCGAAGACGAGCTCGTCTCCATCGGCGCGGATCCCGGTGATGGACCACCAGCGGAAGAAGGCCCTGACGCGGATGCCGCTGAGACCGGAGATGCGACGGTCGTCGAGGTGGCCGGTGAGGTGGTCGTTGAAGTTGGCGAGGTAGCTCCCCGCCGGCAGCACGATGCGGCAGCTGGAGTCGAGGTCTACGGCGAAGTCCCCCGAGCCGGCATCGAGCGTGTAGCCGCGAACGTTGGCCGGGAGCAGGCCGCGCGGGAAGCCACGGAGGCGGAGCTCGTCGTACGCGGTGGCGTTGGGGGTGGGCCTGGAGGCGTCGGAGCGGGCGAGCAGGAGGAGGAAggccgcggcgaggagggcggcgagaAGGAAGCGGGATTGGGAGGGTTTCGCCATTTTGGTGAGTCTAAGCCTGGAAGGGAAGGGAGGGAGACGTGGAACTATGGAAGAATCTGGAGTCGGgccgggaggccggaggaggtggCTGATGGTTAACCAACACGCGggcttcttcctcctcgtgcacACAGTCGGTAGTTGACTTTTCTTATTGAAGAAAAAATCGACATATATGAATGGATTTTTATAGAGAAAATGGCTTATATACCACTGAAACAAGCATCAACTGCTCATTTGACATCGAACAAAGCTCCGGTGCTCATATACCAGTAACAAACGGATTCTAGTGCTTGTATGCCACTTGTTGTTAGAACAACGTTAGCTCGCTGTTCTTAGAGGCCAAAATGACTTGTTTACCCCGAGTGGCAAATAAGCAACAATGAGAGAACATATCTAGGAAAAAACTACTGCATTTTGCCTGTAATTTCAGCATTTCAGCAAAACAACAATGTACATATAACAGTATCAGCATATATGTACTTCAGCTATAGAATAATACTCATCGAAGTTCACATCATTTAGAAAGCATTCAGCAAACACCAAATTCAGTCATGCATAAGTAAACTCAAGTTTTCATCCCTATCAAAAGACCACAACCGAGAGTAGGTTGTTCACATAAGCAAAGTCTATAAATAAATTAGACATGAAGAGTTGCGATATGTAAATAATATGTGAAATGTTGTTGAATATCACATTTTCAGCTTCTTCTTGCTTCGAGTGCTCATTGCATGGATGTCAGGTGCAACACTCCTCTTGCTTCGAGTGCCCATTGCAGGGTTGTCAGGCGCAACAGATACGGCCTTTGATCTACATTAAAACATCAGATTACATACTATGATGATTCTTGCAGAATATACGTTGCTAACTTACACATTGTTAAAGAAACATTTCATTAAAGATTGTGCAGCTTTCATACCTTGTAGATTTAGAGGTAGTCTTTGATGATTTCGACTTCGCGACATTGTCTTCAATTGCATCACTCGGACATAGAAGTAGAGGCAGTGCAGTTTCATTTTCGGTTGAACATGGAAGAACAACCTTTGTAAtgggttttttctttcttttgtcccTGCATTAGTTTCACATATTAGCATCATTAGGACAAGAGTATGATGAAAACAGTAATATTGAAGCAAGCACTACCTTTTTGCTTTGCTACTTCAGCATAGGCAGCTAGTGCTTCCGGAGCAGCATCTTTAGAGCTTTGCCATCTATGTCCATAGGCCTTGCAAATTGGACATTGGTTGTGGCCTTTATTTCCCTTGCCCTTGCTATTCTCGGCACCAGTTTTATGCCTCTGTACTTTTGTCCTCCCAGGGGCCCTCCTAAGGATTGGGGGATTCAAAGTGAAATCTTTGTTCacatttggccattgagacatgtCGGTCAGGCCAGGAAGAACATGGGCATAAGCTGCAGTGAACTTGGCAACGTTGTAATAGTCATCAACAAAATCTACTATGGTGACTCCCCTAATTCCAGTAATAAAGTTGATTGCATGTTTGCAAGGCTGGGGGAGCGGCGGAACCTTCGACGAGTAGTTAGCCTGAGGgagcgggagagggaggaggggcatGCGCTCGGGGAGCGGCAGTTCCGCCATGGCCGTTGTTGTGTGCGTGCGTGAACTGGTCGGGTGGTGTGGTGTGCGTTgatatttctgtttttttctatTCTAAGAGAAGAGATATGACGAGGGTAAAACTGGAAATCTCAGATTGACTGACATGAAAACGTAGAGATTCTGACGATGGACTAACGGCGATGGCAAATAAGCACTAGAATTTGTTTGTGTCTGGTATATGAGCACTGGAGCTTTGTTCGGTGGCAAATGAACAATTGATGCTTGTCTCAGTGGTATAGAAGCCATTTTCTCATTTTtatactaagagcatctccagtcgTGCTCCCAACAAACCCTTCCCATGCCACTTTTTCTGCCGACGAGTGAAAAAAGACCCAGTCGCGTCCTCAGGAGCCGGTTTTTCACCGGTTAGAGCCGAAATTGGCCCCGGCGGTCCCAGCCCGAACCCAGCGTGCTTGGGGTCCGGCGGAAGGAAAAATGATGCGTCGGGCCCTGTCACGCGAAAAAAGGCCTTTTCTTATTTGGAACCTCCCCTCGCGCACCACATCTTCTGCCACCGTGCCGATTCCGACGCTGCCCCAGCTGCATGTCGCCGCTACAAAGGCCATCTCCCCGTCGACGGGCATAGGGTTCACCGCGGattcaccccctcctcccccctcgctTCTTGGCGAGTTTTCCCGGAGCTCCAGGCACGTACGTCGCCGCGCGTCCACCACGCCCACCAGGTGTTCGGCGATTTGCCTGGCCTATGGactccgacgacgaggaggcgtCCGCGTCGCTAGTGAAGGAGGAAGCCGATGCCGACGCCCAAGATGAAGAGCACCTCATGGTCCTCGCCTCTCTGGCCGGCCTGTTCGCGAGCAATGCAGATCCACGGCGAGGTGGCTCGGCCCCCTGGCCGGCTGAAGGCAAAGCAGAGGCATCGATTGGAAGGCTATTGCTTGATCTACGCCGACTACTTCGCAGACGCTCATCTGCACGACGACAAAGTATTCTGGCGTCGTTATCGTATGAGACAGAAGCTCTTCCTCGGGATTGTGAATTCCATTAGGGAGTTCGACAACTAATTCAAGTGCAAAATGGATTGCGCCGACACACTTGGATTCACCTCGCTCCAGAAATGCGTGACagctatgaggatgcttgcatacggagcTCCCGGTGATATTCTGGAAGACTATGGACGCATGGCCGAGTCTACCACCATTGAGTGTTTCTACAAGTTCCGCACGACAGTGATGGTAGTTTTTGGACCTGAATATTTGCGATCACCCAATGCTGAAGACACTGCTCGGATCCTAGCATAGAATGCAGAAAGAGGATTTTCTGGGATGCTTGGAAGTATCGACTACATGCATTGGAAATGGAAAAATTGTCCATTTGCTAGGCAAGGGATGTACAAAGGTGCGAAAGGAGGTTGCAGTGTGGTACTTGAGGTAGTGGTCACACATGACCTCTCGATTTGgcactccttctttggtatgcgaggaactcacaatgacatcaacgtactGCAGTGCTCGAATGGCTTTGCCAAGcttgttgaaggtcatgctcCTCCACTTAACTACGAGGTCAATGGGCAccactacaacaagggatactacctagcggatggcatctatccgagatggtccacatttgtgaagactatctcaaatCTTGCACCAGGAGGCAAGCGCTCCTATTTTTCTAAGTGTCAAGAAGCTtgcaggaaggatgtcgagcgggcatttggtgtgcttcaatctCATTTTGTTGTTGTCTGGTACCCCGCTCATACCTGGTCGAAAGATCAAATGTGGGAAGTCATGACTTGGTGTGTTTTCTTGTACAACATGACCATTGAGAGCGAGCAGGAGGAGCTAGTGTTTGACACAGAACCATATTACAGGCAAGGTCCTCTtgcccaagttgatcaccaaCTACCGGCAACCTGGACTGCCTTCCTTAACATGCGTTAGGAGATCCGAGACCCACAGGTGCATCAATAACTACAACACGATTTGGTGGAGCCCCTATGGAGGCTGAAGGGCAACGGCTAGCTTgatttttgatttgtattgactTGTTAAACTattttttgatttgtattgattttcgtgatgaactatgtgaTAAAAAAATTAACTattgtagtttaatttgtgctgaaGAATGCCGAATATGGGCCAAAAGTGGGCCAAATTTGCGCCGAAACTGGGCCGAAAGCGGCGGTTGGGAAGCGGAGCCACCCCCAGCCCCTATGTGTGCGAAGGGCTGAAAGATTTTTGCATCGTCGAAGGGTAAGAGTTCTACATCGACGGAGGATGACGATgactttatgtagtttctgtatgaCGATGCTTTAGCATCATGTTATATCTTTATTTGTGATGTACTACTTTGATGGCATAATTCAGatgcatttttatttcctcatactACATAGATGTCTCTTACATACATATGAAAGATTGAAACTGGCATAGATAGATAGAATAGGTCGCACACATAGATAGACGAATCACCCTACTCGGCGATGGCCAGCTGGCCTTTCCCAAGGATCGGAAGGTGACCAACGACTAGGTGGTTGGTGTGGACAAAGACCATGGCCGTACTGGCCCTTTTCTTCTTATGTGTACAACTCCTCCATTGGTGGTGGAGTCTGCATCCTGATACGGAGCATCCTACGGACATCACCATGGCAGGAGTCCCTTTGCCAAGTGACACGTGCTACATCTACTTCATTCATATAAAGGTGAATCATCTCCTTTACACGTGTTCACTTGACCCCCTCAaggatggtatactacttgacactCCTCTCGTGTGCATGCATAGGTATTGTCGGAGCTTCACGGATGACGAGGACGAGTGTCAATACCTACATACAACTACACCATCCGCGAGGGAGCTTGGAAGTGGATACGGAAGAAGACGGAGTCTAGAAGCTGAAGACCCTATGTGAACGGCCTTCGAGGACCCCGGGCGGACGATCTCATCACGGAGTCTCTCGTTACCCCGTGCGCATGGGCCCAGAAGACCCCATGCCCATTGGACCACCGTGCCCACGGTACAGGCCTGTGCGCACGGGCTAAGTGGACAGCTCCCTGGATACTCCATGCGCACGGGCTCCACTTACCCCGTGCACACGGGGCCCCTACGTCCACCtattgggcttggcccatgtatCCCCATCTCGTCCCTCACTTACCCCTTGGTGGCCTAAGACTATATATACTCCTTCCCCTCCTCATTTCTAGGGTTAGCTTATGTGTTACCAACTTGAGATTATTGAGCATAGCTCCATCTACTACcctcctcccatggagatgcctccatgtgagaagaacccgtagtggatgccaaggcccctttgagagatcgatagaagaggggtctagaggggggggggtgaagagACTACTTtcgtaattaaaatcctagccttttcccaatttaatggttggcaaattttagcgattctaacaagtctagtgcaccctacacatgctagtcaaaaaTATGGCAACAGAAAGTAAaggctttgcacatgtagtaaggagtacagtttaggaagatcaaacgcaaagaagttggaacgacgatttttggcatggtttcgataggtggcgctattgtacgtccatgttagtggagacttcaacccacgaagggtaacgactgtgagaatccatggagggctccacccacaagggctccacgaagaagcagccttgtctattccaccactacttccgtccacacaagactagcctcactcacagtagatcttcatgaagtaggcgatctccttgcccttacaaactccttgctcttgtgcttctaaagatagtctcctcaacactcaatcactctctctctcctatTTGGCAGGGGTGGGCGAGATTAaatcttgtggaaagaaacttggggggggggctagaaatcaaggttcaaatggattGGAATTGAATCTCTTgacctcaacacatgagtaggtgtccctctctcagaaaatggatctggaaagtgtaagtgtgttctgagtgcttcctctacgaatgagaggtaggtggaggggtacatataggcatcctccaaaatccaaccgttacaacattattgcccaactcggtgacaccaaaataaatcttggtggtaccgagttgcactaaatgtgggaacttttgaattctcgatgagaccgatacatGAATCTcgttggtaccgatacgatgacctagagtgGTTCCCAAACTCGGGGAGACCGGCttgaaactcggaaattccgaaacTTTAAGTTATctcaatagaatgttggtcacccaatctcggtggcaccaatagaaatgttggttgtaccgagatggtgggtttggcataggatctgtctaagtgtaaaattggtatgGCCAagttggaaatgttggtggcaccgatttttcatATGTGGCTTCGGacatatatattttgtgggaaagtgatgagtatttttggtgggtatctctaagcacttgagcaactaattcatcattatacctcatccccttttaatagtattggctttcctatggactcaagtgatttctcacaaagtataaaatgtagagtcttctttcttgaagcttgagccaatcctattccttccttcatcaaggggcttctcctaaaaatcctatagccaaagctctctgtggactaaacctgaaatatactaggtaaaagtgttagtccaagagacaatgtatgttgtcatgaattatcaaaaccaccaagggagcatatgtgctttcaatgtccccctttttggtaatttatgacaacatacgaacaaagcttcaaataaagataggcattagagtatgacatctttgaaagatacatgactagtaaagctccccctaaatgtgtgcaatcccttttttaAAGGGTAGTTgatttggaatgcatggacacacacatggtagaaggacaaaacaagtcatataaatcttggctatatgcatcaaacatatgtgaatgtagaacttccatgttcctgtctcactcttgcaaacaatatgtgcaagagataagagatcatcatgaacaaggatatgatgcatatacttaccttgaggttcttgagtgtcttagcagtaggagtacacttgggaaaacaaatgttagataacacaagagtaatctattgtaaagatgcaaatagcttcaaaagtaccaagatattgaagacatatgagaaatctgatttgatgatagatatgtctccaaaggagaatttagaactttctcccgtgaggatgaatatgtaagattacctctccccctaaatcatagcatgtagatattgggagtaggtagggtaagacaagTTCAAACGAAAGATAGTGAAAAACAAATATATCTGAAACAATTTTAGCTCTCTCCCCCATAATaggtaaggtttgatacatctccccttagacagaccttcccttaggaacaaatatctgcccctttgatatttctcccccttttgtaagattattggtgatatttctcctcctttatataggattattggaagctttgatatttctccccctttggcattaatttccaaaaaggtcagaggggtAACggttcattgagagaaagggatccttgattcttctctctttataa
Coding sequences within:
- the LOC123443817 gene encoding uncharacterized protein LOC123443817 — its product is MAKPSQSRFLLAALLAAAFLLLLARSDASRPTPNATAYDELRLRGFPRGLLPANVRGYTLDAGSGDFAVDLDSSCRIVLPAGSYLANFNDHLTGHLDDRRISGLSGIRVRAFFRWWSITGIRADGDELVFEVGSVSAKFPARHFNASLECPAKADS